One segment of Capnocytophaga sp. oral taxon 878 DNA contains the following:
- the pgk gene encoding phosphoglycerate kinase, whose product MKTIDNFNFAGKKALIRVDFNVPLDENFNVTDNTRIEAAKPTISKILNDGGIAVLMSHLGRPKGERNDKYSLRHIVPEVEKVLGKKVIFVDDCVGEVAEKAVAAAPAGSIVLLENLRFYSQEEKGDEGFSKELAKLGDIYVNDAFGTAHRAHASTTIVAKFFGANKCFGYLLAKEIESIEKVMKTGEKPVTAILGGSKVSSKITIIENILDKVNHLIIGGGMAYTFAKAQGGKIGNSICEDDKLDLALDILAKAKAKGVEVHLPIDVVAADDFNNDANTQVVPVTDVPDGWEGLDAGPKTLENIKSVLLASKTILWNGPVGVFEMPNFAKGTIAVGDFVAEATKKGAFSLVGGGDSVAAVKQFGFENKVSYVSTGGGAMLESLEGLVLPGIAAIYE is encoded by the coding sequence ATGAAGACCATAGACAATTTTAACTTTGCGGGCAAGAAAGCCCTTATTCGTGTGGATTTTAATGTGCCACTAGATGAAAATTTTAACGTAACTGACAACACTCGTATTGAGGCTGCTAAGCCTACTATTTCTAAAATTCTTAACGATGGTGGTATTGCTGTGCTTATGAGCCACTTGGGAAGACCAAAAGGTGAGCGCAATGATAAGTATTCATTACGCCATATTGTACCTGAGGTAGAAAAAGTATTGGGCAAGAAGGTTATTTTCGTAGATGATTGTGTGGGCGAAGTAGCTGAAAAAGCTGTGGCTGCTGCTCCTGCTGGTAGTATTGTACTACTTGAGAACTTACGTTTCTATAGCCAAGAAGAAAAGGGTGATGAAGGTTTCTCAAAAGAATTGGCTAAACTGGGTGATATTTATGTGAATGATGCTTTTGGTACGGCTCACCGTGCTCACGCTTCGACTACTATTGTTGCTAAATTCTTCGGAGCAAATAAATGCTTTGGTTACTTGCTTGCTAAAGAGATTGAGAGTATAGAGAAGGTGATGAAAACTGGTGAGAAACCTGTAACTGCTATTTTGGGAGGTTCAAAGGTATCATCAAAAATTACTATTATTGAGAATATATTGGACAAAGTAAACCATCTTATTATAGGCGGTGGTATGGCTTATACTTTTGCTAAAGCACAAGGTGGCAAGATAGGTAACTCAATATGTGAAGATGATAAACTTGACCTTGCCCTTGATATTCTTGCTAAAGCTAAGGCTAAAGGTGTGGAAGTGCATTTGCCTATTGATGTGGTGGCTGCTGATGATTTTAACAATGATGCTAACACACAAGTAGTGCCTGTAACTGATGTACCTGATGGTTGGGAAGGATTGGATGCTGGCCCTAAAACGCTTGAAAATATCAAATCGGTATTACTTGCTTCAAAGACTATTTTGTGGAATGGCCCTGTAGGTGTATTTGAGATGCCTAACTTTGCTAAAGGTACTATTGCAGTAGGTGATTTTGTGGCTGAGGCTACTAAAAAAGGAGCTTTCTCACTTGTAGGTGGAGGAGACTCGGTAGCTGCTGTAAAACAATTTGGTTTTGAAAACAAAGTAAGTTATGTATCAACTGGTGGTGGTGCTATGCTTGAAAGCCTTGAAGGCTTGGTACTGCCTGGTATTGCGGCTATTTATGAATAA